One Nitrospira sp. MA-1 genomic window, TTGAAGGGTATTCATCGCATTTTCAGCCGTGACTCCCTTTTGAGCCGCCTTCTCGCCATCGATATGAAGCATAAACTGAGGAAAACGTGCATTGAAGGTGGTAAAAGCATTAGCGATTTCCGGCCGTTTGTTAAGGTCATCGACAAAGGAATCAGCCGTTTTTTGCAATTCCTCAAGGGTGCCCGAACCGGTTTTGTCTAACAACCGCATTTCAAAACCGCTGGAATTCCCATAACCCGGCACAGGGGGGGGGGTAAAAAATTCAATGCTGGCATCTTTAATATGTTTGGTTTTTTCTTCAAGAAGGCTGATAATTTCATTATCGGAAGCCATTCGTTCATTCCATTTTTTCAAACTGATCAGATTCATTCCGTAGACGGCACCCGTACCTTCCGACAGGATGCTGAACCCTGCAAGACTTGAGACTGAAGTAACATCCTCCAATTCTGAGGCAATTTGCTGCACTTCATCGACAACTTTTTCCGTGCGTTCAAGAGTCGCGCCTGTTGGAGCGGTGACATTGGCATAAATCGTGCCTTGATCTTCATTAGGAATAAAGCCCGAGGGAACAAACGCCCCGATCAAACCGGTGCCCACGGAAAAACCAAGCAGAACCCCAAAAGTGATAATCCTTCTGTTCCCTATCGCGCTAATGAGTTTTTTGTAGTTATCAGAAAGATTGTCATACCACCGATTGAATCCATCAAATAATTTCTGAAGTCGCGATGGTTGAGGGTGCTCGCTGTTGTGGGTATTTTTAAGAAACACGGCACAAAGCGCGGGGGTCAGTGTGAGCGCGGTTATCCCTGAAAGAACAATAGAGCAGGCCATAGTCAAAGAAAACTGCCTGTAAAAAATTCCCGTCGGTCCATCCATAAACGCAACGGGCAAAAACACAGCCGACATGACAAGGGTAATGGCCATAATGGCCCCACTAATTTCATGCATGGCTTCCTCGGTAGCTTGCTGGGCTCCAATTCCTAAACCCTCCATCTTGGCATGAACCGCTTCAATCACCACAATCGCGTTATCGACCACAATACCTATGGCAAGAACCAACGCAAAAAGAGTAATGAGATTCAGAGAAAAACCCATCATGTGCATGAAGAAAAATGTGCCGACCAGAGATACCGGTACGGCCAAAATAGGGATGATGGTGAGCCGAACATTCTGCAAAAAGACAAACACCACCAGGGATACCAGAAGAAAGGCTTCAACCAGGGTTGTCAGGACTTGATGAATGGAGGCATCCAAAAACTGAGAAACATCATAACTGAGGCTGTAATCCATCCCTGGAGGGAATGACGTCGATTTAATTTCCTCCATTTTCTCCTTGATCGTATTGATCACCTCCTTGGCATTACTTCCGGGGCGCTGTTTTAACACAATAGCAGCGGAGGCTTGTCCGTTTTCCTTGGAGAGAACATCATAATCCTGGGAATCGAATTCAATGTCTGCGACGTCTTTTAGCCGCAGAATTTCCCCATCATCCGTACTACTTAACACCAAATCTTCATAAGCTTCTTTTGTATTGTGTTTGCCGGTATATTTCAACACATACTGAAGGGCCTGGGCGTTCTTATTCCTACCTGAGCTTTCGCCAATTTTACCCGGCGCAGCTTCTACATTCTGGGCCTGTAATTTTTCGATAACCTCGAGAGCTGAAATGTTGTACATGACTAATTTATTGGGCCTTAGCCACACACGCATGGCATATTCCCTTGATCCCAAAATTTCAGCAAAACCGACGCCATCAATTCTTTTCAGCTCCTTCAGGACATTGATATCAGTGAAATTGTAGAGAAATTTTTCGTCTATCGTGGGATCCAGACTGAGTATGTTGATATACAACAACATACTGTTTTGTACCTTTTCGACGATCACTCCGGACTTAATCGCCTCTGGGGGTAACTCTTCCAAGGCGGAAGCCACTCTGTTCTGAACGTTGACAGCGGCTATCTCCGGGTCGGTCCCGGCCTTAAAAATAATCTGGATAAGGCTGGTGCCATCATTCCCAGAAACCGACGCCATGTAGGCCATGCCAGCGACACCATTAATGGCTCGCTCAAGTGGAGTCACCACCGCCTTGACCACCGCCTCGGCATTCGCACCAATAAATTTTGACGTCACATTGACTTCGGGAGGAGTAATATCGGGAAACTGAGTAACAGGGAGTTGGGTAAAGGACAATAAGCCCAGCAATGTGATGAAAAGAGATATAACGATGGAGAGAACCGGACGATGAATAAATATTGCAGTCATAGGTATCTAATGTTTCTCAATCTTGACTGCTTCACAGCATGGCGGTGGCAATATCAACATGAACAGGGTGCACCTTGTCTCCATTCATCACATTCTCCACACCCTCGAACAGGATCTGTTCGTCTTCAGACAAACCCGATTCCACCACGTACAAATTTGGCAGTCGCATTTTAGAAACAATATTCCTTTGTTCCAGCACATTGTCTTGATTCACCACGTACACATACAATTGATCTTGGATTTCAAATGTTGATTTTTGAGGAATGAGCAACGCATTTTCCAGTATTTTATGAACAATGACCTTCCCATTTGCCCCCTGTTTTAATAGTCCATCGGGGTTGGGGAATCTGGCCCTGAACGCAATATTCCCTGTTGAGCTGTCGAATTCACTTTCAATCATTTCTATCGTTCCTTCATACCCATAAAGGACTTGATTGGCGAGCTCAAAGCTCACAACCTTGGTCCCTCGTTCTCCAGAAGCAATGTAATTAAGATAATCGACTTCTGAAAGGTTGAAATAGGCGAATACCTCACGATTATCAGACAGTGAGGTTAAGATGTCTCCTTCGGCTATCAAACTTCCTACTTTATTTGGAATACGGTTAATGAAACCGTCAAAGGGAGCTCGTATTTTTGAAAACGAAAGGTTTAATGCTTCCTGCTCTTTGTTGGCCATCGCTTCTTCCACGTCGGCTTTCAATGCATCTACCTTGGCTTGAATAACATACAGCTCCGATTTAGACACAATATTTTTTTCTACCAACACGGTCACGTTTGCTAGTTCAACTTTGGCAACCTTCAGGTCTGCCAAGGCACTTCGATACGCCGCGTTCGCTTTTTGCAATTCCTTTTCAAATACGTTATTGGTCAAGGCAAACAATAACTGCCCTTTCTTGACCGGTTGCCCTTCATCAACATAGATTTTTTCAATATAACCTCTAATCTTACTTCGTATCTCTACATAATTCACCGATTGAATTTGGGCGACATATTTGCTGCTATATTCCGCGTCTTCTACGACCGGATAAATCACCTGATGAGTATCGACAGTTTCAGCCTCTTTTTTATACGTGCAGGATACCGTGAGCAAACAGACTGAAATAAACAGAAATGGGCTAATTTTCATTTGAGTGTTTCTTCTATGTGAAATCGTGAACAATGGAACGAATTGAGCTCTCTTGATTCGATCAAATACCGATGGGGTTCCCAACCAGAGAAACTCTTCAGTGCAAAGAAATTGAGCCTGCACACGAAATAACGCCTACTCATAGGGAGAAACAGAGCCCAATCCAGTTGAGTAAAACAAGTGGAGGAGTCCGACACCCCATAACTAAAAAACCTATGCGTAAATATATTTTGGGTACAGCCTTACAGATATGGAAAGCACAGAAAGAAAAAATACACTTCCTCAAATCAAAACAAATCCGATTTGAGTGCAGGTAGGGATACACAATCGACAATCAGCATCCCCAAGAACACCATAGATCAAACCTAGGATTTTTTCCGCACCGACACTGGCTTTCCTCAACGTGAGTCCAAATGTTCTCTGCAATGACAGACAACGGGTTTTCATGGAAATGAAATAAAGCCCGATTGAGGACATAACGCAGGCGCCATAAATTTCATCCAGATTGCCAGCTACCTATTTTCTCTGAGAATTTGGGCCTCCCTCCCTTAATCACAAAATAAACCTATCCCAATTCATTTCATAAAAACAAAGCTCTCAGTTATCGTTGTTGCAGCCTCGACTTCCTGACATCGTGCGGATGGGACATTCCCACAAATTGGTTTCATTCGTGCGAGGTCAAAACTACCATGGCTATAAACTCCATGGACATTTAATGTTATGGCTTTCAAGACCAAACTGGACAGAACCATACCTAGGGATTTCATCCTTTCCTAAAGATAAAGAGAGCAAATTATGAGCCACAGCCCTCACCTTCGAGACGGGCTAAAAACTTCCAATAAATTGGTGGTAATTATAGGGCGCCATTTGAAAAATGATCCTTACATGTCAGGATGCCACGATCTATCACGCTATCCTCCACTAAACCACGAAAAACCGATATTTAAGCATATTGTTTTATTACCTGGAGTTCCTATCCTGAAGGATCAGCTAGCCTAGAACTGATTTCGTTAAAAAATTTTGATAACGCCCTTGACATACGCCTGCTTGCCTTCCCTTACTTAGTTTAAGTTATCACTGTCGAATAATGCAGTAAAGGCGTCAACACTTAATAAACGGCAGACTAAATGGTGCCACCGGCATACTCGGTCCGCGCTTTAGATATCTGGTTTATTAGGGAGAGATTCCATGGAAGGGCGAGAGGACCATTCATCGCAATAATCGCGACTTTCCTGCACATAGCTGCGAAAGGGATCGGCCATGACAAAAGCCGGACTCCCCTGAAGTTGCAAAACCGACCAATTGATGACATAAGGTGGCCGGCGCGGATCATGATGGCCTGTCGCCTTCTCTAAGAAATCTGCCCACCCTTCCTTAACGATATGGCGAATGATTTCTGATCGCCCGAACGCACGGGTATTTCGTGGTGGATGACCTTTCGCCAACTCGACCAGGTCGTTCGTCGTAAAGCGCGGCGCATCGCCTTCTTCTGCCATGCCATGGTACAGCCCTGCCTGTGGATCGACATTGTGATATTCCAAATCCAAACTTTTCAACCAGGGATCGTCCCATTCCAATTTCTCTGCTTCCCGAAAGGTTTCCAGCAACGAGAGCTTGGAGGCCCAATCAACCCGGCCCACCACCTCCTGATACCCTTTGTGTAAATCCTTCACGACCGATTCCCAATGGGCCAGAACCCAATCTGTTTCCTCATCCTGCCCGGCATAGTGTTTATCAGCGGCTTTCCAAAATTGCTCCTGGATATCCAAGGCAGAAAGGTGCTGGCCGGTTGAGAGAGTGACCATCCATTTTTGCTGAGGGTCGCGGGAGATGGCTCGCAAGGTCTGGACAGGATCATCGAAATCCAACCCTTGTGGGGCATGCCCTTCTTCGATTAATTGCAGGACCAATCCGGTTGTACCCATTTTCAATAGGGTGGCCTCTTCTGCCATGTTCGAATCGCCCATGAGCAAATGCAAACGCCGGAACCGTTCGGGGTCGGCCAAGGGCTCATCCCGGGTATTTACAATGGCCCGGTTGTGTTGGACCCATTCAAAAAAATCGTTGACGATGTAATCCGGACGCTGGGAAATTTGATAGACCACCCCCTCTGCCGCTGATCCCCGTGACCGGTCTCTCCCACGCCCTTCAATATCGTCCAGGTTAATCCAGCCATCCACGGAACGTGCCATCCCGATTCGGCCGGCGCCGGTAAAGACCTGGCGTGTCACAAGAAAAGGCATTAGTAACCCTAATCCTTTATAAGTAAAGGGAAAATCTCGCGTGACCAGGTAGTTTTCATGGCAGCCAAATGTCGCGTCTGTCTCATGATCAATATTATTTTTTATGATCGACACCAACTCAGAAAGCCCTAGTTCATCCAGACAGTCCTGCAATAGCCAATCTCCGGCACGGTCCACAGCCACGAGATCCCACAACGAATGGCATTCCGGCGAGGCATATTCAAGATGTCCCATATCGACATACATCCGGCCTGCGTTGAGCAAAAAGCCTCCATTGCCTGGAGGTTCATCATGCCCACGATAATGCCAATCAATCACGCCATGTTTTTTCTGGCCAAACAAATATTCAATGATCCGGCGTGCGACCCAGGAAGGAGACACGTCCGGTTGATCGGCCTTAATGAGCAGGCCATATTCGGTTTCAATGCCGAAGATTCGATTATGCATAGGAATCTCACTCTGCCAGGATTAGGTGGCAGGCTGGAACACGGGAGGAATGAAGGACTGTAATTCCGACTGACTCAGAACACGATAGGTTTCCATCTTCCCGCTCTCCCGATCCAGCAATACACATTCCAGTGCTTCCTTGGAGAGCGTTTCACGAATTCGTGAAGCAATGGCCTCATCGTCTGGAATGGTGGACATGGAAGTGGCTGCCGAAGAGGTGCTTGCCCCCTCTTCTGAATCCGAAGAGGGGGTCGAGGTTTGGAGGTGACTCGCAATCCCCCACAGCCGGAGACTCACCTCCACCGCCGACGGCAAAGAAGAGAGAGGACTATGGTTTTTCCATTCCTGAGTAAGACACCCACGGATTGACGGGGAAGCCGCCAGCAACCCGAATTCGCGTTGCTCCTCAAACATGCCATCATAATTGATGCTGAGCAAGCGGTCGCGATCCTGGGTAGCCCCGACTTCTGCCAGCAAAATTTTGGCAATGTAGGGTGCCTTGAAAATTTCTTCAAAAGCTTGCTTAATGACAGGGGCCAGACCATTTTTCATCAGGCGGGAAGCGGTCACATCCGCGGGTGACCGTTGAAACCCTTCCACGTGGGCCATATCCAAGAGGGTATACCGTAATTTCTCCAGATCAGCCGGGTGCCCCATGCCTCCTAGCGCAATGCGATCGTAAATTTCATAGATCTTTTCCGTACCCCGATTAAAGGTCAGCAACAGAATTCCTTGGGCAAAGGAAACACCGACTAATGGATTGCCTTGTGTGAATTGATCGTCCAGATAATTTCGTCGATTGGCGACAGCTTCAATCCATCGATAGGGTTCTTCATACATGATTCAGCACCTTTTCTGAAAACAGCGATTTCAACCGTTCGGCGGGAATGTTCCTCACTCCTTCAGGGGAAATGCGTTTGACGACGGGGTACAGTTGAGCCTGGGCGTCCACTCCACCGGTGGCAGAATCAAACTCTGCAGCACTGGTCATTAGCCGAAGCACGAACGTCAGGGCCTCTTCTTCATTCATCCCAGCCACGGGACCACTCCCCCACCGATTCATGTAAAACAAAATCCCCCGAATCGTAGAAGATCCTGATCCTGACACGGCATATTCTACCGCCTCGAATTCGGCTCCTAAGATGTCGTAGAAAAAGATCTTCCCGCATCCCTCAAGTTGATCATACCCCGCAAAAATTGGCGCCACGGTTCCGGTTCCTGCCAACGCCGCAGGCGCATTGTTTTTCAACAATGTCGATAAGGCTCGCAACTTTCCCTCAAAACTCAAATCCTGCAATTGGCTTCTCCGGTAATACTTAAAAGAATGCTCTAAGATTCTTGCCATTTCAAACGCGGTGGCAGGAACACCTGCAATGGCCATGACCGAAAAACGATCCAATTCCAAGACCTTATCAGTCCGATCATACATCACGACATTGCCGGCCGTTGCCCGCCGGTCACCAGCCACGAGGACACCATCTGCATACTTGATGGCAAAGACCGTCGTACCGGTTGTAATATCAACATGGGCTGATGGCCCGTTGACATTGAACGGCTGACAAAGATCGTCAACCGCATAGCCACGTTCTCGTAAAATCTGAATAAAATCTCCCTGTTGTCCCATCTTATTCCCCGGTCCGTTGGCGATATTTTTCCGCCTGCTTGGGATCCACCTTGCGCATGCGCTTCATGAGATTATCACGGGAAGGAGAATCAGTTTCCGGCTTTTTAGGACCTGATTCCTGATCACCAGGTCCAGATGGCTTTGAGAGTGGATCGATTGGCTGCTCTTTTCGTTCAAGGCCTCCGGTTTGGATATATGCATATGTGCTTTCCATAAATCTCATCCTCCACATGAACTTTTTATGCTTTCCAGAACAACATACATTAAACTTTACGTAAATACATACCTGTTTGAAAATTCCCACCATAAACAGGATAGCAGGACATAATGACCTCTAATCCTAGCTTCATTAACAACTCATCAATCCAACTGGGGTTGTAGCAAACGGCAGTTAAATTATTATTATCTTGCTTCCCACCGTTAGCAGGCAAATCACTATTCTCCAAAAAAATATAATTTGGCGTAAATTCCGGATTGCGCTTTGCCTCATATCGACTAAAACAGGTAAAAAAGGCAAAACCATTTCTTACCAATTTGTCAGAAATAAGGTTCATATACATTTCAAAATCTTTAATGTCCAAATGGGAAAAAACGCTCCATGCCCAAACCAAATCATATGAATCATCTAAAAAGTCAAAAACGGGTTCTTTTGTCGAAGCATTTGGGCTGTACATTTTATTCATATAATCAATATGGTTAAATGTGAACCGGTTATCCGACTGAAAGAACGCAATGTTTTCATTAATGTCATTACGATCCACATCAAAACCAGAATATTCGAACTCGACATTGATATGTGAATCTTCAGCCAATTTTCTTGGTATGCGCCCCTTCCCACATCCAACATCAAGTATTTTTATCTTTTTTCTCTGAAGGTCCTGAATGAGTGCGGTGAACCGTTGATACTCGTATACTTTTTTTTCATCAGAAAGCCAGAACCCGCCATCAGTGAGTCTAACAACTCTATTTCTTTCAAGGAAGTTAAAGGAGTTAGGCATGACTCCCTTATTGGTTCTTAGATCAACTAACAATTCTCAAAATTCCCTTTTTCATCCGGTGAAGTTCGGGGACGACTTTCCCCCGCCATCAGTAGGTTCGCTAGAAAGATTACCAACCAATTCATGGAGGTATTATTCCTAACCGGGAGTATAAATCACTCCAAATTTTTGCTAAATATTCTGCTAAGGTGAAGTGAAATATCCAAAAATTAGAATAATCTCACCTAAAATTACTGCTCCCCTGTCAGAGCTTTCATCATATCCAATGGAGTCGCGGCATATTCAATTACAGACCGACAGCGAGCCACTGACACCGGCTCAAGGTGATCCTGCAGATCAAGATGCAGTCCCCCATTTTGGCCACGAAAATGAACCCCTTCCCATTGTATCGACGCAATGTCTTTTTCAAATCGTTGGACACACAATCCACGGAGCCCCCCACGCGTATCGAGTGGTCCATGCTTCATGGCTTTCTGAATCTCTTGTTCCTGACATAGCGGGGTTGTTCGACCTTCGGATTCCAACCCGAAGAACAGGCCGCGATCAGGATTCAGATTATGATATTCCAGATCCAGACTGGCAAGCCAAGGGTCGTCCCAGCCGACGGCCTCGGCCTGGCTAAAGGTTTCGAGTAACCACCATTTTGTCACCCAGTCGATTTTCCCCACAAGCTGCAATCGATCCCGCTCGAGAAGGTCTAACACATGCTCCCATTCGCAAAGAATCCAGGTCGTCTCTTCATCCATTTCGATGAAGAACTTTCTGGCCAAATTTAGATATTCCCGTTGAATATCCAGCCCAGAAATCATGCCGCCAGTTTTCCGCTTCACAAGCGTGTTCAATTCAAAATCAAGCGACAGCGCCTGAATCGCCTGCACCGGGGAGTCTAATTCACAGGGCGGCACGAGCCCACCCGCAATCATATCTAACACCACCCGTGTCGTACCTATCTTCAAGGCGGTGGCATACTCACACATATTCGCATCGCCCACGATGAGATGGAGACGTCGATAGCGCTCGCGATTCGCATGGGGTTCGTCTCGTGTATTAAGAATGGGGCGGTTGTGCATGGTATCCACCCCCAACTCGGTCTCCATAAAATCTGCGCGTTGGGACAATTGAAACCCGCCGGGCACAAACCCGCGCTCTTGCGCTTCACGACCGACCTTGCCTGCGCCGGCAATCAATTGTCGGCTAACCAGGAAAGGCATGAGCCCGCGAGCCAATTTCTCGAAATTGAGTGTGCGCGAGACCAAATAATTATCATGGCAACCATAACTATGCCCATGAAAATCCGTGTTGTTTTTATACAGCTGGACCATCGGTCCGCCAAGGACCTTGTTTCGGCGTTGTGCCGCCATCCAAAGGATTCGTTCGCCAGCCCGGTCATGCGCGACCATATCCTTAAGAGACCGGCATTCCGGCGTGGAATATTCCGGATGAGTATGGTCATTATAAAATCGTGCGCCATTGGGGAGGACAAGGTCACTTTTCATTTCATGGAAGGAAAAAGGCCGATGGGCATCCTGCTCCGCAAACAGGTCCTCTTCTTTATCCTGAGCTAACTCGGTGACACGAAACCCCCGTTGATCTTCATGGGGATGTTCGCCCTGATAATCCCAACGGCGGGTAAAATGTCCGTCAAGATAGGCCCGCACCAACTCCATGGATTCCACCACAGGATCCGCGGTCTCGACATCTTCCCTCGCAATCCCATACTCGGTCTCAATGCCAAACAGGCGAATCGGGTTCATATCTTCCGATCTTTCAACTGAGAATGTCCCATTTGAGAGCTTGTTAGAAAGGGAGGTTTAAACAATTTGAGAGGTCCGATGTTCTTCTCCGTCTTTTCCAGGCTGAAGGGACGACACTCCAACAACCTGGTCGGGATGGTAATCCAAGAGTTTTAACCATTCCTCAGCTGAATCATCAGGGGGAAAAATTTCACTCTCCTTGAATTCTTCATTGGTGGCAATGAGTAAATCATCGAGGGTCAGCCCCGATGGTTCTTGGTCACCCGCTTGAATCGCCCGTTCAATGGCCCGTTCTTTGGCACGCCGGACGATTCCCGCCAACACCGCTCCACTCAATAAATCCCGCCGGTAGAGAATTTCCCGCCGGCCGTTACGCAACCGGATAGCCAGCACGCGATTCTCCTGGCTCCGCTGAAAGAGATTCTCTAACAGTCCGTCGATGATACGCGAAACCGGAGTCCCATCATCTTCTCCGCTGCCGGCAGATTTCTTCGTGTCGTAAGGAAGATCAGCGGTCAAATAGACACGCAAAA contains:
- a CDS encoding efflux RND transporter permease subunit: MTAIFIHRPVLSIVISLFITLLGLLSFTQLPVTQFPDITPPEVNVTSKFIGANAEAVVKAVVTPLERAINGVAGMAYMASVSGNDGTSLIQIIFKAGTDPEIAAVNVQNRVASALEELPPEAIKSGVIVEKVQNSMLLYINILSLDPTIDEKFLYNFTDINVLKELKRIDGVGFAEILGSREYAMRVWLRPNKLVMYNISALEVIEKLQAQNVEAAPGKIGESSGRNKNAQALQYVLKYTGKHNTKEAYEDLVLSSTDDGEILRLKDVADIEFDSQDYDVLSKENGQASAAIVLKQRPGSNAKEVINTIKEKMEEIKSTSFPPGMDYSLSYDVSQFLDASIHQVLTTLVEAFLLVSLVVFVFLQNVRLTIIPILAVPVSLVGTFFFMHMMGFSLNLITLFALVLAIGIVVDNAIVVIEAVHAKMEGLGIGAQQATEEAMHEISGAIMAITLVMSAVFLPVAFMDGPTGIFYRQFSLTMACSIVLSGITALTLTPALCAVFLKNTHNSEHPQPSRLQKLFDGFNRWYDNLSDNYKKLISAIGNRRIITFGVLLGFSVGTGLIGAFVPSGFIPNEDQGTIYANVTAPTGATLERTEKVVDEVQQIASELEDVTSVSSLAGFSILSEGTGAVYGMNLISLKKWNERMASDNEIISLLEEKTKHIKDASIEFFTPPPVPGYGNSSGFEMRLLDKTGSGTLEELQKTADSFVDDLNKRPEIANAFTTFNARFPQFMLHIDGEKAAQKGVTAENAMNTLQALIGSVYATNFIRFGQMYKVMVQALPEFRAEPDDLMKLYIKNDTGEMVHFSSFLRVEKIYGPEQVTRYNMYPSAMINGQPAKGYSSGQAITAIKEVAASKLPKGFGYDWAGSSRDEAQMGNQAIYIFLICLLFVYLLLAAQYESFLLPMPVILSLPVGIFGALFFLLIMGLENNIYAQIAMIMLIGILGKNAILIIEFAILQQKRGKTAFEAAIEGAALRLRPILMTSFAFIAGLLPLMFASGAGEIGNNTIGSAAAGGMFFGTIFGVILIPGLYVVLATMGESKNREERSKTGKASRLSFKSRFKLARRLAKLQ
- a CDS encoding efflux RND transporter periplasmic adaptor subunit produces the protein MKISPFLFISVCLLTVSCTYKKEAETVDTHQVIYPVVEDAEYSSKYVAQIQSVNYVEIRSKIRGYIEKIYVDEGQPVKKGQLLFALTNNVFEKELQKANAAYRSALADLKVAKVELANVTVLVEKNIVSKSELYVIQAKVDALKADVEEAMANKEQEALNLSFSKIRAPFDGFINRIPNKVGSLIAEGDILTSLSDNREVFAYFNLSEVDYLNYIASGERGTKVVSFELANQVLYGYEGTIEMIESEFDSSTGNIAFRARFPNPDGLLKQGANGKVIVHKILENALLIPQKSTFEIQDQLYVYVVNQDNVLEQRNIVSKMRLPNLYVVESGLSEDEQILFEGVENVMNGDKVHPVHVDIATAML
- a CDS encoding proteasome accessory factor PafA2 family protein, giving the protein MHNRIFGIETEYGLLIKADQPDVSPSWVARRIIEYLFGQKKHGVIDWHYRGHDEPPGNGGFLLNAGRMYVDMGHLEYASPECHSLWDLVAVDRAGDWLLQDCLDELGLSELVSIIKNNIDHETDATFGCHENYLVTRDFPFTYKGLGLLMPFLVTRQVFTGAGRIGMARSVDGWINLDDIEGRGRDRSRGSAAEGVVYQISQRPDYIVNDFFEWVQHNRAIVNTRDEPLADPERFRRLHLLMGDSNMAEEATLLKMGTTGLVLQLIEEGHAPQGLDFDDPVQTLRAISRDPQQKWMVTLSTGQHLSALDIQEQFWKAADKHYAGQDEETDWVLAHWESVVKDLHKGYQEVVGRVDWASKLSLLETFREAEKLEWDDPWLKSLDLEYHNVDPQAGLYHGMAEEGDAPRFTTNDLVELAKGHPPRNTRAFGRSEIIRHIVKEGWADFLEKATGHHDPRRPPYVINWSVLQLQGSPAFVMADPFRSYVQESRDYCDEWSSRPSMESLPNKPDI
- a CDS encoding proteasome subunit alpha, whose product is MGQQGDFIQILRERGYAVDDLCQPFNVNGPSAHVDITTGTTVFAIKYADGVLVAGDRRATAGNVVMYDRTDKVLELDRFSVMAIAGVPATAFEMARILEHSFKYYRRSQLQDLSFEGKLRALSTLLKNNAPAALAGTGTVAPIFAGYDQLEGCGKIFFYDILGAEFEAVEYAVSGSGSSTIRGILFYMNRWGSGPVAGMNEEEALTFVLRLMTSAAEFDSATGGVDAQAQLYPVVKRISPEGVRNIPAERLKSLFSEKVLNHV
- a CDS encoding ubiquitin-like protein UBact; this encodes MESTYAYIQTGGLERKEQPIDPLSKPSGPGDQESGPKKPETDSPSRDNLMKRMRKVDPKQAEKYRQRTGE
- a CDS encoding class I SAM-dependent methyltransferase, translating into MPNSFNFLERNRVVRLTDGGFWLSDEKKVYEYQRFTALIQDLQRKKIKILDVGCGKGRIPRKLAEDSHINVEFEYSGFDVDRNDINENIAFFQSDNRFTFNHIDYMNKMYSPNASTKEPVFDFLDDSYDLVWAWSVFSHLDIKDFEMYMNLISDKLVRNGFAFFTCFSRYEAKRNPEFTPNYIFLENSDLPANGGKQDNNNLTAVCYNPSWIDELLMKLGLEVIMSCYPVYGGNFQTGMYLRKV
- a CDS encoding proteasome accessory factor PafA2 family protein, which translates into the protein MNPIRLFGIETEYGIAREDVETADPVVESMELVRAYLDGHFTRRWDYQGEHPHEDQRGFRVTELAQDKEEDLFAEQDAHRPFSFHEMKSDLVLPNGARFYNDHTHPEYSTPECRSLKDMVAHDRAGERILWMAAQRRNKVLGGPMVQLYKNNTDFHGHSYGCHDNYLVSRTLNFEKLARGLMPFLVSRQLIAGAGKVGREAQERGFVPGGFQLSQRADFMETELGVDTMHNRPILNTRDEPHANRERYRRLHLIVGDANMCEYATALKIGTTRVVLDMIAGGLVPPCELDSPVQAIQALSLDFELNTLVKRKTGGMISGLDIQREYLNLARKFFIEMDEETTWILCEWEHVLDLLERDRLQLVGKIDWVTKWWLLETFSQAEAVGWDDPWLASLDLEYHNLNPDRGLFFGLESEGRTTPLCQEQEIQKAMKHGPLDTRGGLRGLCVQRFEKDIASIQWEGVHFRGQNGGLHLDLQDHLEPVSVARCRSVIEYAATPLDMMKALTGEQ